Proteins encoded by one window of Chryseobacterium aquaeductus:
- the purH gene encoding bifunctional phosphoribosylaminoimidazolecarboxamide formyltransferase/IMP cyclohydrolase: MSKRVLISVSDKSGLTEFAQFLESQNYELISTGGTFKHLKDAGLNPIQIDEVTDFPEMLDGRVKTLHPKVHGGLLAVRSNEEHMKTVQEHNIGLIDMVIVNLYPFFENVNKDISLHEKVEFIDIGGPSMLRSAAKNFDSVTVITDVEDYEKVKIEMEQNGDTFPETRKRLAGKVFNLTSAYDAAISRMLLEEDYPTYLSASYKKVSDLRYGENPHQTAAYYVSTFENGAMKDFEQLGGKELSFNNLRDMDLCWKVVTEFKEEMACCAVKHSTPCGVAIGTSALETYKKTFECDPVSIFGGIVAANFKIDAATAEELNKTFLEIVIAPEFDEEALEVLRKKKNLRIIKIVNQVSDKQTWVKVDGGILVQDNDSIFSDDIKVVTETQPTEEQKKALLFSQRVVKYVKSNAIVVSNGIQAFGIGGGQVNRIWATQQAIERAKEKFTGELVLASDAFFPFRDVVDFCAQEGITAIIQPGGSVKDQESIDAANEHKIPMMFTGVRHFFH; this comes from the coding sequence ATGAGCAAGAGAGTTTTGATCAGTGTTTCTGACAAAAGCGGATTAACAGAATTCGCACAGTTTTTAGAATCTCAAAATTATGAATTGATCTCGACAGGAGGTACATTCAAACATTTGAAAGACGCTGGTTTAAATCCGATTCAAATCGATGAGGTAACCGATTTTCCTGAAATGCTGGACGGAAGAGTAAAAACTTTACACCCGAAAGTTCACGGTGGTTTGTTGGCTGTTCGTTCAAATGAAGAGCACATGAAAACCGTTCAGGAGCATAATATCGGTTTGATTGACATGGTGATTGTGAATTTGTATCCGTTTTTTGAAAATGTAAACAAAGACATTTCATTACACGAAAAAGTAGAATTCATCGACATTGGAGGTCCTTCAATGCTTCGTTCAGCTGCTAAAAATTTTGATTCTGTAACAGTGATTACTGACGTTGAAGATTACGAAAAAGTAAAAATCGAAATGGAACAAAACGGTGACACCTTCCCCGAAACTCGTAAAAGATTAGCCGGAAAAGTATTTAACCTTACTTCAGCTTACGATGCTGCCATCTCAAGAATGCTTTTAGAAGAAGATTATCCAACTTATTTAAGTGCTTCATACAAGAAAGTTTCAGACTTAAGATACGGAGAAAATCCACATCAGACTGCAGCGTACTACGTTTCAACTTTTGAAAACGGTGCGATGAAAGATTTCGAACAATTGGGAGGTAAAGAATTATCATTCAACAACCTTCGCGATATGGATCTTTGCTGGAAAGTGGTAACAGAATTTAAAGAAGAAATGGCTTGTTGCGCCGTAAAACATTCTACACCTTGTGGAGTGGCAATCGGAACTTCAGCTTTAGAAACATATAAGAAAACTTTCGAATGTGATCCGGTTTCTATTTTTGGTGGAATCGTTGCTGCCAACTTCAAAATTGATGCTGCAACGGCTGAAGAATTAAACAAAACTTTCCTTGAAATCGTAATAGCTCCAGAATTTGATGAGGAGGCTTTGGAAGTTTTAAGAAAAAAGAAAAATTTAAGAATTATAAAAATCGTTAATCAGGTTTCAGACAAGCAAACTTGGGTAAAAGTTGATGGTGGAATCTTGGTTCAGGATAACGACAGCATTTTCTCTGATGATATTAAAGTTGTGACTGAAACTCAACCAACAGAAGAGCAGAAAAAAGCTTTATTATTCTCTCAGAGAGTCGTTAAATATGTAAAATCAAACGCAATCGTTGTTTCAAACGGTATTCAGGCTTTCGGAATTGGCGGTGGTCAGGTGAACAGAATCTGGGCAACTCAACAGGCAATCGAAAGAGCAAAAGAAAAATTTACAGGAGAATTGGTTTTAGCTTCTGATGCATTTTTCCCTTTCCGTGATGTGGTAGATTTCTGCGCTCAGGAAGGTATTACAGCAATTATTCAACCTGGAGGAAGCGTAAAAGATCAGGAAAGTATTGATGCTGCCAACGAACACAAAATCCCAATGATGTTCACAGGCGTAAGACATTTCTTTCATTAA
- the purD gene encoding phosphoribosylamine--glycine ligase: MRILIIGEGGRESALAAKLHKDVRVTKMFFANGNASTDAIGQNVHMSDIKELRDFAIKEKVDLTIVGPEAPLVAGLKDEFKKHNLKVFGPNQKVASLEGSKAFSKKFMQTYDIKTAKAVVFDSYNEAKQYVQNHDYPLVIKASGLAGGKGVVICDTLEEAEATIHDFMIRRIYGDAGIRLVIEEYLVGFEASIIAFSNGEKLFPCIPVKDYKKAGNGDKGPNTGGMGSVAPSPEFTAQHSADFEQNILAPTITGLKAEGFSFKGIIFFGLMVTKKGTYLLEYNMRFGDPETQVLMALMENNLLDVINDCMNGKDIELKFKDEKAVCLVMCSGGYPRNIELGFEIVGEDKVKHSQLLYAGAVRKGNKVVSNGGRVLNIVATGTTYDEARKKVYEDAVPVQFDYSFYREDIGKF; encoded by the coding sequence ATGAGAATATTAATCATAGGTGAAGGTGGAAGAGAATCTGCATTGGCAGCAAAACTTCATAAAGACGTTAGAGTTACTAAAATGTTTTTTGCTAACGGTAACGCATCAACTGATGCAATCGGGCAGAATGTTCATATGTCAGACATCAAAGAATTAAGAGATTTTGCTATTAAAGAAAAAGTAGATCTTACGATTGTGGGTCCAGAAGCTCCTTTGGTAGCTGGTTTGAAGGATGAATTTAAGAAGCATAACCTTAAAGTTTTCGGTCCCAACCAAAAAGTTGCAAGTCTTGAAGGAAGTAAAGCTTTCTCCAAAAAATTCATGCAGACCTATGATATCAAAACAGCAAAAGCTGTGGTATTTGATTCATATAACGAAGCTAAACAATACGTTCAGAACCATGATTATCCTTTGGTGATAAAGGCAAGTGGTTTAGCAGGCGGAAAAGGTGTGGTAATTTGCGATACTTTGGAAGAAGCTGAAGCTACAATCCACGATTTTATGATTCGCAGAATCTACGGTGATGCCGGAATCCGTTTGGTGATCGAAGAATATTTAGTAGGTTTTGAAGCCTCAATTATTGCTTTCTCAAACGGTGAAAAACTTTTTCCGTGTATTCCGGTAAAAGATTACAAAAAAGCAGGAAACGGTGATAAAGGTCCAAACACTGGTGGTATGGGTTCTGTGGCACCAAGCCCGGAATTTACAGCACAGCATTCGGCAGATTTCGAACAGAATATTTTAGCTCCTACTATTACAGGACTTAAGGCAGAAGGTTTCAGCTTTAAAGGAATTATCTTCTTCGGATTGATGGTGACTAAAAAAGGAACTTATCTGCTGGAATACAACATGAGATTCGGAGATCCGGAAACTCAGGTTTTGATGGCATTGATGGAAAACAATCTGTTAGATGTGATCAACGACTGTATGAACGGAAAAGATATCGAACTGAAATTCAAAGATGAAAAAGCAGTTTGTTTGGTAATGTGCTCTGGCGGTTATCCTAGAAATATCGAACTTGGTTTTGAAATCGTAGGTGAAGATAAAGTGAAACACAGCCAGCTATTGTACGCAGGTGCTGTAAGAAAAGGAAATAAAGTAGTTTCAAACGGTGGCAGAGTGCTAAACATTGTTGCTACAGGTACTACTTATGACGAAGCTCGCAAGAAAGTATATGAAGATGCAGTTCCTGTACAATTTGATTACAGTTTTTACAGAGAAGACATCGGTAAATTTTAA